Genomic segment of Candidatus Chlorohelix allophototropha:
CTTGTTCGAATACCACAATCTGCCTTGGAAGTTCGATAATTTTAAAACCTACTTTGATTTATTTACCAGTGAAACCACCGCTTTGCTGATTACCGCGCTATGTTTGCTGGCGTTGGTGCTTGTTGGTTTGATAATAGATTGGCGCAATCATACTGGTCGCCGCTTTGAAAAAATGATTTATTCTGCCAGAAATATCCCTTTGGTTGGCTGGTATCTACTTTTTTCAGCACCTTTATTGTTGGGAATGGGCGTTTCGGGGGCAGACCATAACCACTTTTTACCGGCTGAGGCAGCTCTTGCCGCTGGCGCCGGTCTCTTGCTGGCACGCTTGTTCGTCGCGCCGCTTGGTTTTGCACCGCGCTTAAAAACAATGATGCGCTGGCTGGCTTTACCTGCAATCGGGTTGCTTATATGGCAGGTGGGGGTGTTCTCTATCCCCTCTCAGCGTTATGAAATTGAGCTGCGCTACCGCCCTGACGAAATTGCTGCGCTTGGTCGTGTCATTAATAATGCTACTGCTAACCCTAACCCTAATATTTTAACCAGTGAAGCAGGCTTTTTTGTGGTAACCGGAAAGCCTACTACCTATAACGATTTGTTTACCCTCTCCGCGCTAACAAAGCAGAATCTATATGATGAATCGCATCTACTACAGCGGGTAAAAAATAAAGAGTTTGGCTTAATTCTCGCAAAAGACGATTTCTTTTCGCCCAGTTTTCGCACCGATGTTTGGTCAAAGGAATTGGCGGATGTGATTCGCCAGAATTATTATTTAAAATTCCGCGACATTTGGTACACTTACGAACCCAAACCCTAGAATCAAAGTTACCTGATATACCAATCGGCGTAGTGGTTGGCAGCAATACCCAACGGGCTTTCGGTTACACCCCCTACAAAGGCAGCAACGCCCGCATAATCTTGATTAGCGTATAGATACAGGTAAGGCAACTCTTTTGCTTCCAATTGCTGAATTTGGTTGAGAAGTTCCATTCGCAAGGTTTTATCCACCACGCTATTCGCATTGCTGTAAAGGCTGATCAATTGCTGGTTGCGGTAACCTCCCGGTGGGTTGTTCCAAATTGTCCCGAATTGCTCTGGGTTAAACGTGTTGGATTTCCAAGCTGAAAGATATAGGTCAAAATCTGCTTTTGGGTCTTGCAGAGTGTTTAGAAAGGTTTGGTATTCGAGTGGTGTTAACTTTACCTTGAAACCCAACTTCTCAAATTGACTTGCGAGGTAGGAGGCAAGCCTCGTCCGAAACTCGCTTTCGTTGTTGTAAATCAGGTTAATTTCTGGCAAGTCTTTCCCGTTAGGATCACCTAATCTATATCCGTTAAGGCGATAACCGGCTGAGAGTAGCAACGCTTGGGCGGATTCGAGGCTATAAACAGGTTTTTCTACATTATCGGTATAGGCAGGGTTGCCGGGTGCTATATCGCTGTAAAGAGGCACAGCGAGATTATCGGCAATGTCTTTCACCATGTCAGCGCGGTTCACGGCACTACTCAAAGCTTTGCGGACGTTCGAATTTTGCCATAGGGAATTCCTGAAATTAAACCCCAGATATTGCCATGTTGGGGAGGCAGGATTCCAGTGATAGGGTACGATCTTAGCCATTTGTTTGACCGTTTCAAAATCGGCGGGTGTGGGCGGTGTGTAAAAATCAATGTCGCCCTTTTGCAACAGTTCGAGTGCATTTTTGGAGTCGGCGCGTAGGAAGGTCAGACTGTTGATGTTTGGCACAGGCGAACAGGCGCTAAGCTCATTTCTTACAAATATGATACGGTCGTCTTTGCGCCATTCTTTCAATTTCCATGCTCCGCTCACTGCCGTTGGTCGATTAATCTCGCGGTTTATCTCCGGTTCTGACCAGCTTTGCCCATCCCAGCGATGTTTAGGGAGCGGTTCTACCAGATTGGCAATTTCCAGCGGGTTTGAGTAGCGGTCGCGCAATTTTACTTGCAAGGTATATTTGTCCGGCGCGAAATAGCTCTCGATTTTCCCGGCATAAAGCGGCAAATCGATCCAGCCTCTGTCAGGGTCGGTAATATACTGGTATGTCCAGATAAAATCATCGGTGGTGATGGGTGCACCGTCACTCCAGCGCATGTTGCGGCGCAACATAAAAGATACGGTTAGCGCCTTATCATCATATTTGAAGGCGCTGGCGGCATAAGATTCCCATTCAAGGGTTTGGGAATTGCGCTTTAGCAGCTTCGCATCGTATAGCAACGAGCGGTATTCCTTGCTAACCGCATCGTTTAAACCGTAAGGGTGCAAAGTAGTAGGGTCGCGGTCACGCGCCGAAACGAGATCACCGCCAATAGCCCGTGATGGTCGGGGAGTTATACTGGGGGCGGGTGTCAGCACAATTGGGGTAGCAGAAGGATTTGGCGAGGGGCTAGGGGTTACACGCGGGTTAAGGGTTGGAGTGGCTGTAGGACGGATACGGGGGTTTGTGGTGGGCGTAGGAATGGCTGTAGGAGTAATCTCCGGTGTGACCGGAGCGGTGGGCGTAGGCGTGTTCAGTACAAAAGCCGGGCGCGGTGTTACAGTTGGTGTAATGGTTGCATCATCTGGGGCACTACTGCAAGCCGTAAGAAGTATTCCCATTATCATAAACAGCAAGCATAAGATGATCGATTTCTGAGTTGACATAACTGCTAAAACACCCTGACAATTTCGGTCTTGTAGTTGCCCAGAATACCATCTTTTAGATTTGCCTCAATCCAGTTGACTGCTTTGGCGATAACCTCATCGGCATGTTTTGCGCTATTGCTAACATACGCTAGACCGATTTCGGCGTAATCCCATTCATCCAAACCGCCTACCTCTGCCACGCTCAGGTGCAACTCACGCTTGGCGCGTTCTATAATGGATTTAATCACATGGCGCTTATCTTTGAGTGATTCACAGTCAGGAATCTCAACTGAAAGCAGACATGTGCCTATATACATGCTGGTATTGTCTTTACCCATGTTCAGGATTATAAACTATTTCATCCCGCTACGCAGGAAGCTATTGATAAACTGTCGCTGGAATATAATAAAAAGTAGCAATAAAGGGGTGACTACAATTAGAGTGCCTGCCCCTATCAAACCGTATTGTGCCCCAGACTCACTTCTCAAGATTTGTCCCAGACCAACCGTTAAAACCCGGTTATCGTCGCTACGAGTAATGATGAGGGGCCACAAGAACTCGTTCCAGTGTGCGCTGACTGAAGCAAGGCTAAAAGCGATATAGCCTGATATAGAGGAAGGGATGTAAACGTGGCGCAATAAACCCAACCAGTTGCAACCGTCAATCCGCGCTGCATCTTCCAATTCGCGTGGAATTTGCCGGAAAGTTTGGCGCATTAGAAAAGTGCCGAAAGCTGACCCGATATAGGGCAGCATCAACGCCAGTTTGGTGTCGTAGAGGTTCAGAAAGCGAACAGTAGCAAAATTTGGTACCAACAATACGGCAGATGGTATCATTATTTGTACCAATATGAGGATAAAGATGAAATCTCGCCCGAAAAAATCGAGGCGGGCGAAGGCGTAACCCGATAGTGTAATAGTAATCAGTTGTAGGGCGAGCAACCCGAATACGAATATAATAGTGGTAAGGTAATATGTACCCCATGGTTGGGAATCAAATGCACTTTGAAACCACTCAAGGCTAAAACCCGAACCAAAGAAAATATTGCCAGTGCCAAGCGTATCCTTTTTGGGGCGCACACTCAAAAGTACAGTCATTATCAAAGGCATTAGCCAGATAATGCTAACCACTATCAAAATAACGTTTGTAATCAGCAAGTTCCAACGTGTTTTCTGGCGGTTCAGGGTAAAGGTTACAGGTGTTGCATCAGTCTTCATAGTTCGCTCTCCGCTCTATAAATATGAAATTGAAGACGGTGAAGACCAATAGTAATGTCAGAAGCAGAATTGTCATGGCATACACATAACCCCGGTCACGCGGTTCATTTAAATGCTGATAGATGAAATAAAGAATCAGGTTGCTGCGGTTAGCCGGATTACCTTCGCCCAGCGCGTAAAGCGGGTCGGCAGTTTGGAATGCGCCTACCCCTGCAATGACCAGTACAAAGAGCGTTGTACCGTTCAAAAGCGGAATAGTAAGGTTAAACATACGCTTGAGTGCACTTGCGCCATCAAGTTGGGCTGCCTCATAAATATCCTGCGGCAGATTCTGTAAACCTGCGAGGTAGAAAATCATGTAAAAGCCGGTTTGTTTCCAGATTACCACCAGCATAATCGAAATAAGCGCCCAATTAGCATCGCGGTTCCAACCCTGTGCAGGCAAACCGATCGCTTTGAGGGTGGTGTTTAGCATACCGAAACTGTCCGCAAAGAAAAAAGCCCAGATACTGGCTGCGCTCAATAGCGGCAATAATACGGGATAAAAAATGCCGGTGCGGTAAATGGAGGTCAGCTTCAATTTTTGGTTCAGCAACAGCGCCAGCAAAAAAGCCAGAATGACACAAACTGGAACAGTTACGGCTACAAATACCAAAGTGTTGACAAATACCCGTTGGAAGTTATCTTCCTGCCCGATGACGGTATTATTGTCGAATAGGTCGAGATAATTCTTTAAGCCTACAAATTCCGCTTCCTGTTGTACAGTGCGGGGAGGCTTAACGGTACTTTGGATGGCAGAGTTGATAGTTGGAATGAAGGTGAACAGGGTTATTAAAGCTAAGGTCGGCAAAATGAGCAGATAGGGGAAAATAGCGCGTCCTAGCGATTTTCGTTTGGCATTTGCTTTAAAGGCAACTGCTATTGAGTCCGTATTTTTGGCTTCTATTAATGCTTGCTTTGATTCTTGTTCCATTAGTTTTATTTCGAGAAGAGTACATTTAAAATGGTAAAAATGCATTTACCTTAGAGGCAAGGGGTTTATGCCCCTTGCCTGAAATCACCTCTAAAACGAAAACCCTTCTCAGCTAAAGGTTAATCTTTGTAGTCAGCCAGAAGCTTATCGGCTTCTTTTTGAGCATCATCCAGCGCTTTAGCAGGGTCTTTATCGCCGGTTACTGCCGATTGTACTGCTTTACCCAGAATTTGCTGTACGGTAGCGCCTTCATGAGTAGCCAGTTCTTTAGCGGCGTATTGCAATTGATCACGGGCTACCGCATATTGAGGTTTATCTGCAACCAGCTTTTTCAATACGTCAGTATCCCATGCAGCTTTGCGCGGTGCAACATAGCCAGTAACAGTAGTCCAGTCCGCCAAACGAGCAGGTTCGGTCAGGAACTTAATGAACTGATAAGCCGCTTTTTGCTTTTCGGGTGAGCTTTTCTTCATAATGTAAAGGTTGCCGCCGCCGGTAGGAGCGCCGTAACCTTTAGAACCAGCAGGTAAGAAAGATACGCCCACATCGAACTTCGCTCCACCTAAGATGGTGGTAAGGCTACCGGTGGTGTGGTAGATCATCGCGGCGTTGCCGGAGATAAAGTCTTTAGGCGTGTCGCTCCAGACTATTACACCCTTTGGCATAGCTTTGTAATCGTTTACAAGGCTTACAAAATTCTTCAAACCCTCGGTAGCGGCAGGGGTGTTAAAGAATACTTTGTTAGCAGCCTCGCCCACTACGTTTTGCCCGTTAGAAATGGCAAAGCCCTGATACAGCCAATAGGGGAAACCATCGGAAGGAATCTTGATACCCCAGCGGCTACCGTCAGCTTTGGTCAATTTCTGAGCCATGTCAGCCATTTCCTTGAAGGTTGTAGGTGGCTTGTTTGGGTCTAATCCAACTTCTTTGAAAAGGTCTTTGTTGTAATAAAGTACCGGGGTACTGCGTTGGAAAGGAATACCCCAAGTTTTGCCGTTGGCTTGGCTATTAGCCATAAAACCGGGATAGAAATCCTTGACCCAAGCATCTCCGGTGGTGTCACCCTTGATTAAATCGTCAAAAGAAACAACCAGCCCATTATCGGCGAGGGTATAAAGGTCAGTGCTGAGCATAATTGCTACATCAGCAGTAGAGCCACCGCCGCCAACTTCGGTCTGGATTTTCTTCAAAACATCGGCATAACCACCCGCATAGACGGTATTGATTTTAATGTTGGGATTAGCCTTAGTAAAATCATCCGCATATTTCTTGAAGGTTTGGGGGATAGGACCATCTACTGCTGTTGGGAAGTAGAAGGTCAGTTCAATTGCTTGTGCGCTTGCCGCAGCAGTAGTAGCCGCCGCAGCGGTGGTAGTAGCTGCGGTAGTCGCGGCAGCCGCCGTAGTGGTAGTGGCCGCCGCTGTAGTCGCTGCTGCGGTAGTGGTAGTAGCGGCCGTTGTGGTAGCGGGTACAGGAGTGGCAGTGTTATCACCGCAGGCAACCATTATAGCAGCCAGCATCAGTAGAGCAACAAAAGCTCCTAAACGTTTAAAGGATTTCAATACTCTCTCTCCTTTCACACAATAAAGACAGCTTGAATACTGTCATTTGGGGTTCTATCATCCAATTTCCAGAGCTATGGTTTTGGAAGATACTTATAAGGGTATCAAGTTCCTATTAATAAATATTTAATCAATGGTTAAAGGGATGTTAAGCACATTATTTACCAACGGTCTGCAATTGCACCGGGTAACTTGAAATCCAGCCCAACCTCGGAGGGGATTGCATCCGGTGAGACGGGAATGACGGTTTTGTTACGGGCAACCTCCAACATATCAGCAATATTATCATGGATGGCAAGTCGGCGCAGATGTAATATCGTTGGGAAAATCAGGTTAAAATCACCCGCTTCGTAGCGCGCGAGAGCGGTTCTTGGGCTAATCCAGAGACCATGCGTTGTTTCCAGATAATCTGACTCGGCAATTTGGTCGGGTTGTGCCAATGTCACGAAAAAGCGCGTATCGTAGCGGATAGGCTCAACAAAAGGGGTTATCCAGTGTGAATAATATACCAAACGGCTGGCATCCAGCAATAAGTTTTCCTGTGTCAGAATATCCCGGAAGCTGATTTCATGGACATGCAATTGATCGCGGTAACGGGCATATTTGTGATGTTCTGCCGAGCCTTCCAAAAGCTCGAACGATTCGCCCGTTTCTTTGTGTATTGCTAGCAATACGCCCGCTTCTTCAAAAAGCTCACGGAAGGTCGTTACAAAAAGACCTTTTTCCTGTGTAGCGGTCAGTGGTGTGCCTTGATCGTAGGCACCTTCGCCCGGTAAATCCCGAAAAAGCGTGCCTTCCGGAGAATCTAACTTGAGCAATGCCAGCGTTTCAGGTTCATAATCATGCGTTTCCAGACCACCGCCCGGAAAAACATAGCGATCGGGCATAAATTTGCTGCGGGAGTGCCTCCGCAACATAAAAACTTCCATCACGTCATCCGGGTTGGCAGTAGGGCGTACCACCATTACGGTTGCGCTAGGTTTGGGTGTCACCGGTTGGCTAGAATTGCTCATAGCTTTATTACCAATTGCTCATATGAAAATTGAAAATGCTCTTGAACTGAAATTTGAGATAAAGGATTATACCATTAAATCAATCTGAACTGTAACAGCCCTGATAGGCTCAGTTGACAAGACTGGTTGAAGTTGTCAAAGCTAACCGACAAAGAGCAGGGCGCGCTACGAGCAACTTTACTGGCTCTTGATTAGGTATAGGGTTTGGCAGCTAATCCTTCTACCCAAGAGGGTTGGAAACGGGCTAAGCCCAAGTAGAGCAAGCCTAAAAAACTGTTGGATTGGCTTGAAAGGCAGCACCAGCAAGTGTTGCTGTTCGCCTATCGTTTTGAGGCGCCACTTGATACCAACTTTGCAGAGCGCGCTATTCGAACGGTGAAAATTTGCTGATAGCACTCCTTGATACTATTAGAGGACAACCTCCGCTTCCCAATCTACTCGCCTGCACTTTTGCGATTGGGAAAATAGCCCGCTAATTAAGAATTTTCTCAGTATTCTCTCAGGATTAGCTAAGCATACTTGGATATACTAATGCCTGTTGGATTGCTCACGAAAATTTTCACGAACACTCATCATTTTATTCAAAATTGTAAAAAAAAGGAAGCCAGTTTATGAGAAAGAATTTCAATTCGGGTACACTCCGAAAATGGCGGTTGTTTCTGTCACTGACGGGGCTTTTTACCCTAGTCCTGACGGCTTGTGGCGACTCCACTAGTACTGCCGTACCCCCCACATCTACGGTAGCCGCCAGTACTACTGCGGCGGCAACCACCGCTCAGACTACCGCAACTTCAACCAAAGCTTCTACCACTGCGGCGGCAACTACTGCGGCATCAACCAACGGCGCTGATCCTTTATTATTTCCTGTGAATAACTTTACTGAGCAAACAGTGACTGTGACTACCTCTACAGGTACGAAGGAGGTTACTTACCGTCTATATCAGCACATCACTTATGTCGCAAAACCTGTAGATGCTAACTATCAGAGCATGGATGTCAAGGTTCCGGTTAAGGTTGATGGAAAGGCTGTAGATGCCACGAACGCTCCTATCTTGTTCGGAAATTCAGTTGGCGGCTATATGTCATCGAGTAACACGAGCAGTGGCACGAACCCGGGTGGTATGGGCGGCACCGGTATGAATGGCGCACCACCTATGGGAAGTAAAGGCGGCGCTCCGGGTGGAAACAGTAGCGGTGTGAGTCGGAATACAGACCTTGCGCTTGCAGCGGGTTATGTGGTGGTAGCTCCCGGCGCACGTGGTCGGGATAATCAAGCAGCAGATGGCACTTACTATGGCAAAGCGCCTGCTGCCATTGTAGATTTGAAGTCCGCCATTCGCTACATTCGCCATAACAAAGGTATCATCCCCGGCAATACAGACTGGATTGTCTCGACCGGCGTTAGTGCGGGTGGCGCTCTTTCCGCGCTTCTTGGCGCTTCCGGTAACAGTCATTTATATGACAGCTATTTCAAGGAGATTGGCGCGGCTGACGAGGATGATACTATTTTTGCTAGCGCGGACTTCTGCCCTATTATGGATCTGGAAAATGCCGATATGGCTTATGAGTGGATGTTCGGAACAATACCGCTTAACGGTAAATTGGTCGACCAGACCCTTTCTCAACAGTTAAAAAATGCCTTTGCTACTTACCAGACATCTCTTAACCTAAAAGGTGCAAATAATTTTGGCACTATCACTGCAGATAACTACGGTAACTATCTTGTGCAGACCTATTTGATTCCTTCGGCAAACAAGTACCTGAGCGCGTTAACTGATGAAAAACGTGCCACATACCTAGCAACTAATAGCTGGATTACATGGTCTAACAATTCGGCTACATTTACCTTTGACGACTATGTCAAACATGTTGGCAGAATGAAGAGCCTCACGGCTTTTGACGCTCTTGACCTGACACAGGCTGAGAACATTTTGTTCGGGAATAAAACTACCAACGCACGTCATTTTACTAATTTCAGCTTGCAACAATCCAGCGGTAACACAACTGCCGAGGTTGCCAGCGACCTGAAAACGGTGGTAAATCTGATGAATCCTATGTATTTCATCTCTCAAAATTCCAGCGGAGTCGCCAAATACTGGTGGATTCGCTACGGTTCCTCTGATAACAATACTGCGCTTAGCGTCATCATCAATCTTGCTACTAGCTTGGAAAATAAGGGCAAGGATGTGAATACCTTACTTTATTGGGACGCAGGACACGGAGCAGATGAAGATCCTGAAGCTTTCATCGCTTGGATTGGTAAGATAACTGGTTTTACTAAATAAGCTTTTGTTGTAATTACTCAGGTAATGGAAACAGGGATAAGAGGGCAACCCAAGAAGGCTTGTTGCAAAACATAAAAGGCACTCTTACCCTGCTTCCGCAGTGTGGAAAAATGTCTGCGGCTGCAACTGAAAAGTTGCTCCCTGCTTTCTTCGAAAATAGGTGGAAACCTTTAGTACACCTTAACCATTCGTAAGTCCAGTTCTGCCTGATTGTTGGTAAAAGACATCTTAAAATCATAGGCAAATTGCTTGTGCTACCTACTTCTTTTCACCCCGTGAACAGAGTTACTACGAGCTAAAAGTTCAGTCGAAATTTTGAGCTTCGAGGAGGGCTTTTTCAAGCTCAGGCGGTAGGGGAGCTTGAAACTCGCGATATTCGCCAGTAGAGGGTAAAGCCAAACCAAGCAAAGCAGCATGCAAAAACTGGCGTTTGAGATTCAGGGTAGGTTTGCGCCTCCCGTAAACCGGATCGCCTGTAACGGGATGCCCCATATAAGCGAAATGGACGCGAATCTGGTGGGTGCGTCCGGTGTGTAAACGCGCCATTAGCAGGGTATGGCGGGCGAAATAAGCGAGCACTTTGTATTCGGTGCGGGCGGGTTTACCGTTACGCACTACCGCCATTTGTTTGCGAGCTTTGGGGTCGCGTCCAATTGGAGCGTCGATAATCCCGGCAGGGGGTTGCACATTTCCTTCGACTAGCACCGTATATTCTTTGAGGGTGCTTTGTTCTTTCATTTGACCGATGAGGCTGTTCAGGGCTTTATCGGTTTTTGCTACTACCAGCAAACCACTGGTGTCCTTATCCAGCCTGTGAACTATGCCAGGACGAATATTGCCGTTGATATTCAGGTTAGGGACATGATAAAGCAAGGCGTTAACCAGCGTGCCGCTGTAGTGGCCCGGTGCGGGGTGTACTACCAGTCCTGCCGGTTTATTGATAACCATAATATCGTCGTCCGAATAAACCACATCAAGTGGGATAGCTTCGGGCGCGAGATGCGCCAACGGGGCGGGTGGCGGCACTATCAAATGAATCAGGTCGGCTTCGCGCAGTTTGTAACCCGATTTGACAATAGTGCCGTTGATCGTCAGGTTTCCTTCTTCTATCAAGCGTTGCACATGCCCACGCGACAGGTCGGGGCGCATATTTGAAACGAGCTTATCCAGTCGCTCACCTTTGTCGGTGGCTGTAACGGTGTAACTCATTTCAGCGGGTAAAGTTGGATCAATAGTGATTGCATCCAGATTCTCGCCAATTAGGTCGATATCCAGATCATCCTGAAATAATTCCAAATCGTCAAGGGACAGGGGTTCGAAAGACATTATATGTTATCGCTCTTTGTAGAATTGTCGCGGTTTTCGCGTAATGACCTGAAGATGGTTACCAGCAAAAGGGTAGCTACTCCAACATTCAGGCTGACATCTGCCACATTAAAATTTTTGAAAATTTCAGCCCAAGGTAGGTTTATCATGTCGGTGACTGCCCCATTTTTAAAAAGGCGATCAGAGAGGTTGCCCACTGCCCCGGCAAGCAGCAAAGCTACACAGAATTGATACCAGCAGTCAGTAGTGCCTCTCGTTACGTACCAGATAATAATTCCGATACTGGCAAGGCTGGCGACCAGCGCAAAAAACCACGGCGAGTTTTGTAGTATGCTGAAAGAAGCCCCGGTGTTTTTTACGTAACGGAAAATTACCAGCCCCCCTAATATTTCCGCCTGATTGCCGCTACCATAGGGACCTAGGTTATTTTCGGTCAACCATTTAGTGAATTGATCGAGAGCGAATATACCCACAGCAAAACCAAAGGGCCAGTAATATCCCAGCCCTCGTTTTTTCTGGGTTTTATTTTCAGTAAGGCTATCGGTTTCGTCTGTAATCAATAACTTTTACTTCTCTTCACCTACAAGTTTACTTGCCCACGGTAACGCCTCTAGCCGCTCAAAGGGTATGGGCTTGCCGGATACGACCGAAAGACCATAAGTGCCGTTCTCGAAACGCAGAAGCGCCTTATCAATTTCATTTAGAAGTGAGCGCACTTCCTCACGTTCTGACATAATACGCTCTTGCTCGGTTACATCCGAGGCAATATCCGCCATTTCGCTAGGCGAACCTTCGGCGGACTGATCTGCGGCGTTTTCACGGGTATCAATCATTAAACGGTCGAGTTCTTCTTCCAAACGTGCTTTTTCAGCCAGCAATGTGGCTTTCAGGGCTGTCAGTTGTGCATTATCCATAGTTAGGTTCTCTTTCCCGCAAATTACAGGTTCATCTTTAGTTAATCTGTTAAAACGCGACACTGCGTAGCCAGTCCTGTAAGTTGTCTAACAAGCGTCTTATTAATATTTTACCACATTCAGGCAAAAGAGCTTTGCTTTAATGCCCGCATACGGCTAACCACTAACGGCAATTTTTCCAGAACGTACTCAATATCCTCATCTGAGGTATCTTTGCCAAGAGTCAGACGTAATGTTCCGGCGGCTGAATTTTCAACTCCACCGATCGCTCGAATAACATGGCTTGGTTCGATGCTGCCCACATTACAGGCAGAACCGTTGCTGGCGGCAATGCCCTGTAAATCAAGCGCTTGTAACAACCCCTCGCTATCGATTCCCTCAAAAGAAACATTAAGATTATTGACTAATCGCCGCGTGGGGTCAAGCGTACCATTTACGGTGGTTCCCGGTATTTGTGACATTATTCCTTGCAATAGCCTGTCGCGCAAACCGACAAGACGCAAGGTTTCTTGCGGTCGTTTTTCTTCGGCAAGCGTCAAGGCTTTTGCCATTCCCACTATACCCGGCACATTTTCTGTTCCGGCGCGGCGTTTGCGTTCCTGACTACCGCCTAGTTGTTGCCATGCCAGTTGTAAGCCCTGTCTGAGATAAAGCAACCCAACCCCTTTTGGTCCGTAAAACTTGTGGGCGGAAAGCGAGAGCATATCCACGCCAAGTTCGCGCACCTTTAACGGTAGCTGTCCAGCTGCTTGTACTGCATCAGTATGAAAAGGCACATTATATTGATGCGCGATTCGGGAAATTTCACCAAGCGGCTGAATTGTGCCGATTTCGTTGTTGGCATACATAACACTGAGCAGGCTTGTTTTGCGGGGTATGATGGCTCTTTGCACTTCGGCAGGGTCAATCAGTCCGTCCTGATTTACGGGAAGAAAGGTTATTTCAAAGCCTTTTTCCTTGAGATATGCGGCAGTGTGCAGTACAGCATGATGTTCAAACGCGCTGACAATAAGATGGTTGCCCAAACCTTTTTTCAGACCATATTCGGCTGCGCCCTTTAACGCCAGATTATCGCTTTCAGTGCCGCCGCCGGTAAAGATAAGTTCGCCCGGTGTACAGCCGAGAATAAGGGCAATTTGCTCCCGCGCTTCGGTGATACGCTGGTTTGCAACACGTCCTTTGTGGTAGAGCGCGCTGGCATTGCCCCAATCTGTGCTAAAAATCGGCAGCATGGCTTCTACTACCGCCGGGTCAACCGGGGTGGTAGCGGCATAATCAAGATAAACTTCTCGTTTATTGCCCGCCATTTTTATTATTTTTCTTCTTTTCTGACGGGCTGGTAGGAAAGTATGATAACGCCTGAACTTAATGTTTTTGTTTCTACAAGGCTCAAGCTCGTATTGATTCCGTCTCTAAAGAGCTTCTTTCCGTTACCCACTACCACAGGATAAATCATCAACCAGTATTCATCAATGAGG
This window contains:
- a CDS encoding subtype B tannase → MRKNFNSGTLRKWRLFLSLTGLFTLVLTACGDSTSTAVPPTSTVAASTTAAATTAQTTATSTKASTTAAATTAASTNGADPLLFPVNNFTEQTVTVTTSTGTKEVTYRLYQHITYVAKPVDANYQSMDVKVPVKVDGKAVDATNAPILFGNSVGGYMSSSNTSSGTNPGGMGGTGMNGAPPMGSKGGAPGGNSSGVSRNTDLALAAGYVVVAPGARGRDNQAADGTYYGKAPAAIVDLKSAIRYIRHNKGIIPGNTDWIVSTGVSAGGALSALLGASGNSHLYDSYFKEIGAADEDDTIFASADFCPIMDLENADMAYEWMFGTIPLNGKLVDQTLSQQLKNAFATYQTSLNLKGANNFGTITADNYGNYLVQTYLIPSANKYLSALTDEKRATYLATNSWITWSNNSATFTFDDYVKHVGRMKSLTAFDALDLTQAENILFGNKTTNARHFTNFSLQQSSGNTTAEVASDLKTVVNLMNPMYFISQNSSGVAKYWWIRYGSSDNNTALSVIINLATSLENKGKDVNTLLYWDAGHGADEDPEAFIAWIGKITGFTK
- a CDS encoding RluA family pseudouridine synthase, which codes for MSYTVTATDKGERLDKLVSNMRPDLSRGHVQRLIEEGNLTINGTIVKSGYKLREADLIHLIVPPPAPLAHLAPEAIPLDVVYSDDDIMVINKPAGLVVHPAPGHYSGTLVNALLYHVPNLNINGNIRPGIVHRLDKDTSGLLVVAKTDKALNSLIGQMKEQSTLKEYTVLVEGNVQPPAGIIDAPIGRDPKARKQMAVVRNGKPARTEYKVLAYFARHTLLMARLHTGRTHQIRVHFAYMGHPVTGDPVYGRRKPTLNLKRQFLHAALLGLALPSTGEYREFQAPLPPELEKALLEAQNFD
- the lspA gene encoding signal peptidase II, with product MITDETDSLTENKTQKKRGLGYYWPFGFAVGIFALDQFTKWLTENNLGPYGSGNQAEILGGLVIFRYVKNTGASFSILQNSPWFFALVASLASIGIIIWYVTRGTTDCWYQFCVALLLAGAVGNLSDRLFKNGAVTDMINLPWAEIFKNFNVADVSLNVGVATLLLVTIFRSLRENRDNSTKSDNI
- a CDS encoding TraR/DksA family transcriptional regulator — encoded protein: MDNAQLTALKATLLAEKARLEEELDRLMIDTRENAADQSAEGSPSEMADIASDVTEQERIMSEREEVRSLLNEIDKALLRFENGTYGLSVVSGKPIPFERLEALPWASKLVGEEK
- a CDS encoding cysteine desulfurase family protein, with the protein product MAGNKREVYLDYAATTPVDPAVVEAMLPIFSTDWGNASALYHKGRVANQRITEAREQIALILGCTPGELIFTGGGTESDNLALKGAAEYGLKKGLGNHLIVSAFEHHAVLHTAAYLKEKGFEITFLPVNQDGLIDPAEVQRAIIPRKTSLLSVMYANNEIGTIQPLGEISRIAHQYNVPFHTDAVQAAGQLPLKVRELGVDMLSLSAHKFYGPKGVGLLYLRQGLQLAWQQLGGSQERKRRAGTENVPGIVGMAKALTLAEEKRPQETLRLVGLRDRLLQGIMSQIPGTTVNGTLDPTRRLVNNLNVSFEGIDSEGLLQALDLQGIAASNGSACNVGSIEPSHVIRAIGGVENSAAGTLRLTLGKDTSDEDIEYVLEKLPLVVSRMRALKQSSFA